A DNA window from Xanthomonas campestris pv. campestris str. ATCC 33913 contains the following coding sequences:
- the aroA gene encoding 3-phosphoshikimate 1-carboxyvinyltransferase: MSNSTQHWIAQRGTALQGSLTIPGDKSVSHRAVMFAALADGISKIDGFLEGEDTRSTAAIFAQLGVRIETPSASQRIVHGVGVDGLQPPQGPLDCGNAGTGMRLLAGVLAAQRFDSVLVGDASLSKRPMRRVTGPLAQMGARIETESDGTPPLRVHGGQALQGITFASPVASAQVKSAVLLAGLYATGETSVSEPHPTRDYTERMLSAFGVEIAFSPGQARLRGGQRLRATDIAVPADFSSAAFFIVAASIIPGSGVTLRAVGLNPRRTGLLAALRLMGADIVEDNHAEHGGEPVADLRVRYAPLRGAQIPEALVPDMIDEFPALFVAAAAARGDTVVSGAAELRVKESDRLAAMATGLRALGIVVDETPDGATIHGGTLGSGVIESHGDHRIAMAFAIAGQLSTGTVQVNDVANVATSFPGFDSLAQGAGFGLSARP; encoded by the coding sequence ATGAGCAACAGCACGCAACACTGGATCGCACAGCGCGGCACCGCGCTGCAGGGCAGCCTGACCATTCCCGGCGACAAGTCGGTTTCGCACCGTGCGGTGATGTTCGCCGCACTGGCGGATGGCATCTCGAAGATCGACGGCTTTCTGGAGGGCGAAGACACGCGCTCCACCGCGGCGATCTTTGCCCAGCTGGGCGTACGCATTGAAACGCCGTCGGCGTCGCAGCGCATCGTGCATGGCGTCGGTGTGGACGGCCTGCAGCCGCCGCAGGGGCCGCTGGATTGTGGCAACGCCGGCACCGGCATGCGCTTGCTGGCCGGCGTGCTCGCGGCGCAGCGGTTCGATAGCGTGCTGGTGGGCGATGCGTCGTTGTCCAAGCGGCCCATGCGCCGCGTCACCGGCCCGCTGGCGCAGATGGGTGCACGTATCGAAACCGAATCGGATGGCACACCGCCGCTGCGGGTCCACGGTGGCCAGGCGCTGCAAGGCATTACGTTTGCTTCGCCGGTGGCCAGCGCACAGGTCAAATCAGCCGTGCTGCTGGCCGGGTTATACGCAACGGGTGAGACCTCGGTGAGTGAGCCGCATCCCACGCGCGACTACACCGAACGCATGCTCTCCGCATTCGGCGTGGAGATCGCGTTTTCTCCTGGCCAGGCGCGTCTGCGTGGCGGACAGCGTTTGCGCGCGACCGATATCGCGGTGCCGGCAGATTTTTCATCGGCAGCGTTTTTCATCGTAGCCGCCAGCATCATTCCCGGCTCGGGCGTGACCTTGCGTGCGGTAGGACTGAATCCGCGGCGCACTGGCCTGTTGGCCGCCCTGCGGCTGATGGGCGCCGATATCGTGGAAGACAATCACGCCGAACACGGCGGTGAGCCGGTGGCAGACCTGCGCGTACGCTATGCCCCGCTGCGGGGCGCGCAGATTCCCGAAGCGCTGGTGCCGGACATGATCGATGAGTTCCCGGCGCTGTTTGTCGCAGCAGCTGCGGCGCGCGGCGACACGGTCGTCAGTGGTGCGGCGGAATTGCGCGTCAAGGAATCCGACCGCCTTGCCGCGATGGCCACCGGCCTGCGCGCGCTCGGCATTGTGGTGGACGAAACCCCGGACGGCGCCACCATCCACGGCGGCACGCTGGGCAGCGGCGTCATCGAGAGCCACGGCGATCACCGCATTGCAATGGCGTTTGCCATCGCAGGCCAGCTGTCCACCGGGACGGTGCAGGTCAACGACGTGGCGAACGTGGCCACCTCGTTCCCAGGCTTCGACAGCCTGGCGCAGGGCGCCGGGTTCGGGCTCAGCGCGCGTCCGTGA
- a CDS encoding energy transducer TonB has product MSFTSQSSSHHATPLPRDAGRRVRDHESDGASPWLWATVLAVLVVVPSWWWARHSDESLATDAPAPMARQVLPASDAPREAMMIPHLPVRPPISSQEPQPLPGNAMPNYPSQALQDGSAGSRIARLQLDVQGRVSAVTIVERQGSPDPRLDEAVVETLRQWRFEPALRDGHAVVSSVQVPVEFTDAR; this is encoded by the coding sequence ATGTCCTTCACCTCACAGTCTTCATCCCACCACGCCACACCGCTGCCGCGCGACGCAGGCCGCCGCGTGCGTGATCACGAAAGCGACGGTGCCTCGCCCTGGTTGTGGGCGACCGTGCTTGCCGTGCTGGTGGTCGTTCCCAGTTGGTGGTGGGCGCGGCATAGCGACGAATCGCTGGCAACTGATGCTCCAGCGCCGATGGCGCGCCAGGTCCTGCCCGCGTCCGATGCGCCACGTGAGGCAATGATGATTCCGCATCTGCCGGTGCGCCCGCCGATCAGCAGCCAGGAGCCGCAACCGCTGCCCGGCAACGCGATGCCTAATTACCCCTCGCAGGCTCTGCAGGATGGCAGCGCCGGCAGCCGCATCGCGCGGCTGCAGTTGGATGTACAGGGCCGCGTCAGCGCGGTGACCATCGTGGAGCGCCAAGGCAGCCCGGATCCGCGCCTGGACGAAGCCGTGGTGGAAACGCTGCGTCAGTGGCGCTTCGAGCCTGCGCTGCGTGACGGCCATGCGGTCGTCAGCAGCGTGCAGGTGCCGGTGGAATTCACGGACGCGCGCTGA
- a CDS encoding energy transducer TonB codes for MPAPRPASDRHIVLRLPRHTLKIAGIAFVAGLLLFLLVWATGRKDFYKASPAQPTAGAPADTIQPLPAPLPAQDGSIEMPQAKPPEDAPALVETAPPAPPAPAPLPEDAVPGAPGAPTSAAPVAGGDRPVPMQGQMPPPRYPAAALRRGDAGDVVVRVDVDAAGNPGGVALVQRSGSRDLDRAAMEAVRRWRFHPAQRGGQPVAGSIDIPFEFKPAQ; via the coding sequence ATGCCCGCGCCCCGCCCTGCGTCCGATCGCCACATCGTTCTGCGTCTGCCCCGCCACACCCTGAAAATTGCCGGTATCGCGTTCGTCGCGGGCCTGCTGCTGTTCCTGCTGGTCTGGGCCACCGGGCGCAAGGACTTCTACAAGGCCTCGCCCGCACAACCAACCGCTGGCGCACCCGCCGACACCATCCAGCCGCTGCCGGCGCCGTTACCGGCGCAGGATGGCTCCATCGAGATGCCGCAGGCCAAGCCGCCCGAAGACGCGCCCGCTCTGGTGGAAACCGCCCCGCCTGCGCCGCCCGCACCGGCCCCGCTTCCCGAAGACGCAGTACCCGGTGCACCTGGCGCCCCGACCAGCGCCGCGCCCGTTGCAGGCGGTGATCGGCCGGTGCCGATGCAGGGCCAGATGCCGCCGCCACGCTATCCCGCAGCGGCGCTGCGCCGTGGCGATGCGGGCGATGTGGTGGTGCGCGTTGACGTGGATGCCGCCGGCAACCCTGGCGGCGTGGCGCTGGTGCAGCGCAGTGGCTCGCGCGATCTGGACCGCGCCGCGATGGAGGCGGTGCGTCGCTGGCGCTTCCACCCGGCCCAGCGCGGCGGCCAGCCGGTGGCTGGCAGTATCGATATCCCGTTCGAGTTCAAGCCCGCTCAGTAA
- the serS gene encoding serine--tRNA ligase — protein sequence MLDPALLRQHPADLAERLRSTRGFDLNTAELESLESERKRIQVRTQELQSLRNSKSKAIGQAKAKGEDVAALMAEVAGFGDELKASEDALDVIRAQLEGIALGIPNLPAANVPAGKDESENVEQARWGTPRQFDFAVKDHVELGAPHGWLDGETAAKLSGARFTVLRGPIARLHRALAQFMLDLHVGEHGYEETNVPLLVNADSMRGTGQLPKFEDDLFQTEVGDSKRYLIPTSEVPLTNIVRDAIVDAERLPLRMTAHSMCFRAEAGSGGRDTRGMIRQHQFEKVELVTACSPEDSEAEHQRMTRCAEVVLEKLGLPYRKVLLCTGDMGFSAIKTYDLEVWLPSQATYREISSCSNCGDFQARRMQARWRNPASGKPELLHTLNGSGTAVGRAMIAVMENYQNADGSIDVPDALRPYMGGLERIG from the coding sequence ATGCTAGATCCGGCCCTGCTTCGCCAACATCCCGCCGACCTTGCCGAGCGCCTGCGCAGCACGCGCGGCTTCGACTTGAACACTGCGGAACTGGAGTCGCTGGAGAGCGAGCGCAAGCGGATCCAGGTGCGCACGCAGGAGCTGCAGAGCCTACGCAATTCCAAGTCCAAGGCGATCGGCCAGGCCAAGGCCAAGGGCGAAGACGTGGCGGCGTTGATGGCCGAAGTGGCCGGCTTTGGCGATGAGCTCAAGGCATCGGAAGACGCACTGGATGTCATCCGCGCGCAGCTGGAAGGCATTGCACTGGGCATTCCCAACTTGCCGGCCGCCAATGTGCCCGCGGGCAAGGACGAGAGCGAGAACGTCGAGCAGGCGCGCTGGGGCACGCCGCGGCAGTTCGATTTTGCGGTCAAGGATCATGTCGAACTCGGCGCGCCGCACGGCTGGCTGGACGGCGAAACCGCAGCCAAGTTGTCCGGCGCGCGTTTCACCGTGCTGCGTGGCCCGATCGCCCGCCTGCACCGTGCGCTGGCGCAATTCATGCTTGACCTGCATGTGGGCGAGCATGGCTACGAAGAAACCAACGTGCCGCTGCTGGTCAACGCCGATTCGATGCGCGGCACCGGCCAGTTGCCGAAGTTCGAAGACGACCTGTTCCAGACCGAAGTGGGCGATTCGAAGCGTTATCTGATTCCCACATCCGAAGTGCCGCTGACCAATATCGTGCGCGATGCCATCGTCGACGCCGAGCGCCTGCCGCTGCGCATGACCGCCCATTCGATGTGCTTCCGCGCCGAAGCGGGCAGCGGTGGCCGCGACACCCGCGGCATGATCCGCCAGCACCAGTTCGAGAAAGTGGAACTGGTCACCGCGTGCAGCCCGGAAGACAGCGAGGCCGAGCACCAGCGCATGACGCGCTGCGCCGAAGTGGTGCTGGAAAAACTGGGCCTGCCGTATCGCAAGGTGCTGCTGTGCACCGGCGACATGGGGTTTTCGGCGATCAAGACCTACGACCTGGAAGTGTGGCTGCCCTCGCAGGCGACTTATCGCGAGATCTCTTCGTGCTCCAACTGTGGTGATTTCCAGGCGCGGCGCATGCAGGCACGCTGGCGCAATCCGGCCAGCGGCAAGCCGGAGCTGCTGCACACGCTCAACGGCTCCGGCACCGCCGTGGGCCGCGCAATGATCGCAGTGATGGAGAACTACCAGAACGCCGATGGCTCGATTGACGTGCCGGACGCACTGCGCCCGTACATGGGCGGGCTGGAGCGGATTGGCTGA
- a CDS encoding LysR family transcriptional regulator: protein MDTCAMHDLNDLYYFAMVVDHGGFAAAERALGIPKSRLSRRISQLETDLGVRLLQRSTRRFAVTDVGTSVHRHAQTMLAEAQAAREVVDRLSAEPRGLVRVSVPVSLAQIQLPKLLPQFLGKYPKVRLQLNISNRRVDVINEGYDVALRVRSRLDDDGSLVMRSFGQVQELLVASPKYLDRAGRPKDPGELANHTTMSTSEDEAHQRWELHGPNGEMRRVDLQPRLAGFDFPLLQSMARDGFGITMLPETVCAEAVRNGELEVVLPHWSLPQGICHAVFASRRGLLPAVRVFIDFLAEHLPQEIERSRLDCGGNCAELAEKLKRATAAAAPRLVVAEAG, encoded by the coding sequence ATGGATACCTGCGCCATGCACGACCTGAATGACCTGTACTACTTCGCGATGGTGGTGGACCACGGCGGCTTTGCGGCTGCCGAGCGCGCGCTGGGGATTCCCAAATCGCGTCTGAGCCGCCGCATCAGCCAACTCGAAACCGACCTGGGCGTGCGCCTGTTGCAGCGCTCCACGCGCCGTTTCGCGGTGACCGACGTCGGCACCAGCGTGCACCGGCATGCGCAAACCATGCTGGCCGAAGCGCAAGCCGCGCGCGAGGTAGTGGACCGCCTCAGCGCCGAGCCACGCGGCCTGGTGCGCGTTAGCGTGCCGGTGTCGCTGGCACAGATCCAGTTACCGAAACTGCTGCCGCAATTCCTCGGTAAATACCCGAAGGTGCGGCTGCAGCTCAACATCAGCAATCGCCGCGTCGATGTCATCAACGAGGGCTACGACGTCGCCTTGCGCGTGCGTTCGCGGCTGGATGACGACGGCAGCCTGGTGATGCGCAGCTTTGGCCAGGTGCAGGAGTTGCTGGTGGCCAGCCCCAAGTACCTGGACCGCGCCGGACGTCCGAAGGACCCGGGCGAGCTGGCCAACCACACCACCATGAGCACCAGCGAGGACGAAGCGCACCAGCGCTGGGAACTGCACGGCCCCAACGGCGAGATGCGCCGCGTGGACCTGCAGCCGCGGCTGGCCGGCTTTGACTTCCCGCTGCTGCAATCGATGGCGCGCGACGGTTTCGGCATTACCATGCTGCCGGAGACGGTGTGCGCCGAAGCGGTGCGCAATGGCGAACTGGAAGTGGTGCTGCCGCATTGGTCGCTGCCGCAAGGCATCTGCCACGCCGTGTTCGCCTCGCGCCGCGGCCTGCTGCCGGCCGTGCGTGTGTTCATCGACTTCCTGGCCGAACACCTGCCGCAGGAAATCGAGCGCTCGCGCCTGGATTGCGGCGGCAACTGCGCCGAACTGGCGGAAAAGCTCAAGCGCGCCACCGCCGCAGCGGCCCCGCGCCTGGTGGTGGCCGAAGCCGGCTGA